The proteins below come from a single Acidobacteriota bacterium genomic window:
- a CDS encoding DUF885 family protein, which translates to MWQIKFRLAPLTILLALAIACAPTPPATEEAAPGTHDDLLVLFEDFRVFQEPEIVDGVPDYTTEAMARQRDGLEDYKRRLHAIDISEWTVSEQIDHHLVRAEMNGLDFHHRVTRPWSRDPAFYLMSQGGAGPAMSGFRSLFRFEPPFDEEELAEYRTTLQAVPKVYEQAKSNLTEAVPDLGGIAIWAAPREARIYEGIAEDLAEHHPELVADAEAARDAVLAFGGWVEENKPSWSGAAGIGKENYDWWLRNVHLSPYGWEESRMIVEQEYNRLVTFLALEEHRNRDLPPFDIADTPQKYADNLHEALRYVVDFLRDGEVMTVPDWVDPHDYSDPEEPPEPLPSDTSIDHKAREREILPGETHEYVGHMLDDQRRQRDDRPIRGADRRFNMEWMRMEGWAVALEELTMQAGVLDERPRRGREVEYLMNISHMSLALPDLAMHANLITFDESRALCAALMSKGWSQEDERMVWYEMESNLRFPGFHTGVVVGKAHFMKLFRERAMQLGDEFVLRDFIDEFLAGGIIPISLIRWEMTGYDDEIRFLLGEDDVPNRVFDPALQLADRM; encoded by the coding sequence ATGTGGCAGATCAAGTTCCGCCTCGCTCCCCTGACCATCCTGCTTGCGCTGGCGATCGCCTGCGCTCCGACGCCGCCAGCCACTGAAGAGGCCGCACCCGGCACCCACGACGACCTGCTCGTGCTCTTCGAGGACTTCCGCGTCTTCCAGGAACCGGAGATCGTGGACGGTGTGCCGGACTACACCACCGAGGCGATGGCTCGCCAGCGTGACGGCCTCGAGGACTACAAGAGGCGGCTCCACGCGATCGACATCTCGGAATGGACCGTCTCCGAGCAGATCGACCATCACCTGGTCCGGGCCGAGATGAACGGGCTCGACTTCCACCACCGGGTGACCCGGCCCTGGTCGCGCGACCCGGCCTTCTACCTCATGTCCCAGGGCGGCGCCGGGCCGGCGATGTCGGGCTTCCGGTCGCTGTTCCGGTTCGAACCGCCGTTCGACGAAGAGGAGCTCGCCGAGTACAGGACGACCCTGCAGGCGGTGCCGAAGGTCTACGAGCAGGCGAAGTCCAACCTGACCGAGGCGGTGCCCGATCTCGGCGGGATCGCGATCTGGGCCGCTCCGCGGGAGGCGCGCATCTACGAAGGGATCGCTGAGGACCTCGCCGAACATCATCCGGAACTCGTCGCCGACGCCGAGGCCGCCCGCGATGCGGTGCTCGCTTTCGGCGGCTGGGTCGAGGAGAACAAACCGTCCTGGAGCGGCGCCGCCGGCATCGGCAAGGAGAACTACGACTGGTGGCTCCGCAACGTCCACCTCTCGCCCTACGGCTGGGAGGAGAGCCGGATGATCGTCGAGCAGGAATACAACCGGCTCGTCACCTTCCTGGCCCTGGAGGAGCACCGCAACCGCGACCTGCCGCCGTTCGACATCGCCGACACCCCGCAGAAGTACGCCGACAACCTGCACGAGGCGCTGCGCTACGTCGTCGACTTCCTGCGCGACGGCGAAGTCATGACCGTTCCGGACTGGGTCGACCCGCACGACTACAGCGATCCCGAAGAGCCGCCGGAGCCGTTGCCCTCCGATACGAGCATCGACCACAAGGCGCGCGAGCGCGAGATCCTGCCCGGTGAGACCCACGAGTACGTCGGCCACATGCTCGACGACCAGCGGCGCCAGCGCGACGACCGGCCAATCCGCGGCGCCGACCGCCGCTTCAACATGGAGTGGATGCGGATGGAGGGCTGGGCGGTCGCCCTCGAGGAACTCACGATGCAGGCCGGCGTGCTCGACGAACGGCCCCGCCGCGGCCGCGAGGTCGAGTACCTGATGAACATCTCCCACATGAGCCTGGCGCTGCCCGACCTCGCGATGCACGCGAACCTGATCACCTTCGACGAGTCGCGGGCGCTCTGCGCCGCGCTGATGTCCAAGGGCTGGTCCCAGGAAGACGAGCGCATGGTCTGGTACGAGATGGAGTCCAACCTGCGCTTCCCCGGCTTCCACACCGGAGTCGTCGTCGGCAAGGCCCACTTCATGAAGCTCTTCCGCGAGCGCGCGATGCAGCTCGGCGACGAGTTCGTGCTCCGCGACTTCATCGACGAGTTCCTGGCCGGCGGCATCATCCCGATCTCGCTGATCCGCTGGGAGATGACCGGCTACGACGACGAGATCCGGTTCCTCCTGGGCGAGGACGACGTGCCGAACCGCGTCTTCGATCCGGCCCTGCAGCTCGCGGACCGCATGTAG